A section of the Vibrio vulnificus CMCP6 genome encodes:
- the speB gene encoding agmatinase — MNDLFTKTDYSLYSNSMSFVRRPYVKDPVAADADLVVFGAPLDMATSGRPGARMGPDAIRRASVNLAWEGKKFPWDFNLFKKVKVIDGGDLVFDCGDAEDFTYRMEAATSAILKSGKTMLGLGGDHFITLPILRAYAKHYGEMALIHFDAHTDTYANGSSYDHGTMFYHAPKEGLISPKHSVQVGIRTEYKQEGHGFNVINAMQANDMSVEEILADIRRIVADKPVYVTFDIDCLDPAFAPGTGTPVCGGLNSDKILKIIRGLKDVNIVGMDVVEVSPPYDQSDLTALAGATIALELMYAWAANKEFESEF, encoded by the coding sequence ATGAATGATTTGTTTACTAAAACTGATTATTCACTCTACTCAAACTCGATGAGTTTTGTGCGTCGTCCGTATGTCAAAGATCCTGTCGCAGCAGACGCTGACCTAGTTGTTTTTGGCGCACCGCTAGACATGGCAACCTCTGGTCGTCCTGGCGCGCGTATGGGCCCAGATGCGATCCGTCGTGCATCGGTGAATCTTGCATGGGAAGGTAAGAAATTCCCTTGGGATTTCAACCTTTTCAAAAAGGTGAAAGTGATTGACGGTGGCGATCTTGTCTTCGATTGTGGTGATGCAGAAGACTTCACTTACCGTATGGAAGCAGCTACCTCTGCGATCCTAAAAAGTGGCAAAACAATGCTTGGCCTTGGTGGTGATCACTTCATCACGCTGCCTATTCTGCGCGCTTACGCAAAACACTACGGTGAAATGGCACTGATCCACTTCGATGCGCACACCGACACGTACGCAAACGGCAGCAGCTATGACCACGGCACCATGTTCTACCATGCGCCAAAAGAAGGGCTTATCTCTCCTAAGCATTCCGTACAAGTCGGTATCCGTACTGAGTACAAGCAAGAAGGTCACGGCTTTAACGTCATCAATGCGATGCAAGCCAACGACATGAGCGTAGAAGAGATCCTTGCAGATATTCGCCGCATCGTGGCAGATAAGCCGGTGTATGTGACGTTTGATATCGACTGTCTCGATCCGGCTTTTGCACCAGGAACTGGTACACCTGTCTGCGGTGGCTTGAACTCGGACAAGATTTTGAAAATCATCCGTGGCCTAAAAGACGTTAACATCGTTGGTATGGATGTGGTAGAAGTCTCTCCTCCATACGATCAAAGCGATTTGACGGCACTGGCTGGCGCAACCATTGCGCTGGAACTTATGTACGCTTGGGCAGCAAATAAAGAGTTTGAATCAGAGTTCTAA
- the speA gene encoding arginine decarboxylase — protein MEQTSKLDRVRADYNVHYWSQGFYGIDDQGEMYVSPRSDNAHQIQLSKIVKQLEERQLNVPVLVRFPQILHQRVHSICDAFNQAIEEYQYPNKYLLVYPIKVNQQREVVDEILASQAQLETKQLGLEAGSKPELLAVLAMAQHASSVIVCNGYKDREYIRLALIGEKLGHKVFIVLEKMSELDLVLREAKSLGVTPRLGIRIRLASQGAGKWQASGGEKSKFGLSASQVLNVISRLKKENQLDTLQLVHFHLGSQMANIRDVRNGVNESARFYCELRTLGANITYFDVGGGLAIDYDGTRSQSSNSMNYGLVEYARNIVNTVGDVCKDYKQPMPVIISESGRSLTAHHAVLISNVIGTETYKPETVTEPEEDFPLLLNNMWRSWLNLHNGTDARALIEIYNDTQSDLAEVHSQFATGVLTLEHRAWAEQTSLRIYYELNRLMSTKNRFHRPILDELSERLADKFFVNFSLFQSLPDSWGIDQVFPVLPLSGLQNAADRRAVMLDITCDSDGAIDAYVDGQGIESTLPVPAWNEDEPYLMGFFLVGAYQEILGDMHNLFGDTHSVVVNVGDQGEINIDFINEGDTVEDMMRYVHIDVDQIRKNYHSLVSQRVDQEEQQQILAELEQGLSGYTYLEDF, from the coding sequence GTGGAACAAACATCCAAATTAGACCGCGTTCGCGCCGACTACAACGTGCACTACTGGAGTCAAGGTTTTTACGGTATTGACGACCAAGGCGAAATGTACGTTTCCCCACGTAGTGATAATGCCCATCAGATTCAGCTAAGCAAAATCGTTAAGCAGCTAGAAGAGCGTCAGCTCAATGTACCTGTGCTGGTTCGATTTCCGCAAATCCTGCATCAACGTGTGCATTCAATCTGTGACGCGTTTAACCAGGCAATTGAAGAATATCAATACCCAAATAAATACCTGTTAGTGTACCCAATCAAGGTAAACCAACAGCGTGAAGTGGTAGACGAGATTCTTGCCAGCCAGGCACAACTGGAAACCAAACAGCTAGGCCTAGAGGCAGGCAGTAAGCCTGAGCTTCTCGCCGTTCTAGCCATGGCTCAGCACGCAAGCTCTGTTATCGTTTGTAACGGTTATAAAGACCGTGAGTACATCCGTTTGGCACTGATTGGTGAAAAACTTGGTCACAAAGTCTTCATCGTACTTGAGAAAATGTCCGAGCTAGACCTTGTGTTAAGAGAAGCAAAAAGTCTTGGTGTGACACCCCGTCTTGGCATCCGTATTCGCCTGGCTTCTCAAGGTGCAGGTAAGTGGCAAGCCAGCGGTGGCGAGAAATCGAAATTTGGTCTCTCTGCATCACAAGTGCTGAATGTGATCAGCCGTTTGAAGAAAGAAAACCAACTCGATACCTTGCAGCTCGTCCACTTCCACCTAGGTTCGCAAATGGCGAATATTCGCGATGTGCGTAATGGTGTGAATGAATCAGCACGTTTCTACTGTGAACTGCGTACATTGGGTGCCAACATCACGTATTTCGACGTGGGTGGCGGCTTGGCGATTGACTATGATGGCACTCGCAGCCAGTCTTCCAACTCGATGAACTACGGCTTGGTGGAGTACGCACGCAATATCGTCAATACCGTGGGTGACGTGTGTAAAGATTACAAGCAACCAATGCCAGTGATCATTTCTGAGTCTGGTCGTTCACTGACAGCACACCACGCAGTGTTGATCTCGAACGTAATTGGTACTGAAACTTACAAACCAGAAACCGTGACAGAGCCAGAAGAAGACTTCCCTCTTCTACTGAACAACATGTGGCGCAGCTGGTTGAACTTGCACAATGGCACCGATGCTCGTGCACTGATCGAAATTTACAACGATACGCAAAGCGACTTGGCGGAAGTGCACTCACAGTTTGCGACCGGGGTATTAACCCTTGAACATCGCGCGTGGGCAGAACAAACATCGCTGCGTATCTACTATGAATTGAACCGTTTGATGAGCACGAAGAACCGCTTCCATCGCCCAATTCTTGATGAATTGTCAGAGCGTTTAGCGGATAAGTTCTTTGTCAACTTCTCATTGTTCCAATCATTGCCAGATTCATGGGGTATTGATCAGGTCTTCCCTGTTCTGCCACTGTCTGGCTTACAAAACGCCGCTGATCGCCGTGCAGTGATGCTCGACATCACCTGTGACTCAGATGGCGCGATTGACGCCTATGTAGATGGTCAAGGCATCGAAAGTACACTGCCAGTACCTGCATGGAACGAAGATGAGCCATACTTGATGGGCTTCTTCCTCGTGGGTGCATACCAAGAAATTCTTGGTGACATGCACAACCTATTTGGTGACACCCACAGTGTTGTGGTGAACGTGGGCGACCAAGGTGAGATCAACATCGATTTCATCAACGAAGGCGACACCGTCGAAGACATGATGCGTTACGTACACATCGATGTAGACCAAATTCGCAAAAATTATCACTCTTTGGTATCGCAGCGCGTTGACCAAGAGGAACAGCAACAAATTCTAGCAGAGCTTGAACAAGGTCTGTCTGGTTACACCTATTTAGAGGATTTCTAA